Below is a window of Nomascus leucogenys isolate Asia unplaced genomic scaffold, Asia_NLE_v1 Super-Scaffold_285, whole genome shotgun sequence DNA.
CCTTCCCTCTGGCTCCCCACTCTGCCAAGGTACCTGGGACAGCTGCCCCACCTGTTTTCCAGCAGCTTCCAGACAGCCTTATGCCTGTTGCCCCTAATAGCTTATAGGCAAGGTGAGACTTAGAAAAGGGCTAGACTTGCTATTCCCAAGAGCCAACAAAGATTCATGGGGTCAGCTTGGATGACTCTCTGCCCACAAGGTGGAGCTGAGTAAGAATGAAGTCAGAAGTGAGAGCAGGGATACCAGAGCTCCAAGCTCTACTTACTGGATGTGCAAAAGCACATGGTGGACTTTGATTTCCAGCCAGGTACAGATTTtgctgagagagaagaaaagagaacgTGGGACCACGTGTCACATGGAGCAGCCTGTCAGCTCAGAAGATGCCTGCAGGTCCCAGTTTCCTTACCCCACAGAACCCTTTCCTTCCATCAGGTGCCCCCAAAATGTCActcccaccccttcccacccttcaGGTGAGTGTGGCAGCATGGCTGCACTATCACTCTGACCTCCACTCGCTTGGCCCAGGCACATGCTGGACCCCCCCTCAGGAGACAAACAAAACATTAATCTTCCTCAGCAATGCAGGCTGAAGAGCCCAAGGTCACATATTGTAAAGATTAACCAAATTCCAGCCTGTTTTTCATTCTAATCAAGGTCCAAACAAGCAGAGGCTGGGGACCCTGAACCCTTGCTTATTACATTCTTGGCCATGGGAGGGCAGGCCAGATGCTGGCTGAAGAATTTACTAAGCAATCAGGAAAGCTGGTGGGTATTAATTGGGTTCCTAAGCCAGGCAAGCGGCTAGGGCAGAAGAGATCAACAGGTACTCACTATGTGTTTTCATCCTGGATCTTGGTGGCTACTGCGTAAAACATCTGTCAACCAAATGGGCACAGGATTAGCCCCAACTCCAGCTGCCCCTTTCCCACcaccacacatccacacaccAGTGGGCGGGGCTGGCCAGGGAGAGGGGAGTCACCTGTTCACTGGCCAAAGGGCCAATGTGTAGGAGAAGATTGTTGGAAACCTGCCCCACCACGAGGGACAGGTGCAGAACCTCGAGGGTCAGCTGTGTCACCATAATGGGGTAGTAGTTGCCATTGGAGATGTTTAAGATATTCTGGGGATGAAGACAAGGGAAGGGAGGAGTGAAGATGGCCCATCCTTAGGAAAAGCCAAATAGTTGCAAAAGTCTGGCTGTCTGGCCTGAGCCCCATCTACCATGACAAGCTTCAGGTGCAGAGGACGAAAACCGGGAGCCCCTTGGAGGGGCATTGAATGGTGAGGGGTCAACTTTACGAAGTTAAGCTGCCTCAGGATCCAGGCCCACCCTGTACGGCTTCTTTCCATTCAGTCCTGTCCATCCAGAGAGTCTCAGGCACTgtcaccccactccacccctatGATTTACTTATCTGGCCTGGATTCTGACCCCTTACTGTGTAGAGTCCCAATCCTTACCATCTGTCATGGAGCTCATGGTTGCTCCTACTTCTCTTCAGGCTCCCAACACCCTCTGGGTGCCATAAGATCCCTGGCTTCCCATGCCTAGGGTCATAGCACTGGACAAAGGTTACAGCGAAATATTGTTGGGACGGGGGGTTTGGAGCCAAGGGCGCCCACCCACCGTTATGTTGAGGTAGATATCAGCCTCATCAAAGGCCACTGTGGAGGAGTTGAGGCCTGTAGGCTGCACAATGACGGACCGGGGAAACAGGAAAAAGACGATGAAGGAGGAGGTCGCCAGGCAGATGAGCACGGCCAGGAACACAAAGAGCTTCCTGTGGGAAAGGAGGACCCAGGATGGAGGAATGGAAAAGTCTGAACACCAAGGAAACTCGGGGAGGGGGTTCAGACACTCCTCTCCATATACAAAGCTTTCCCCTGCACACTACCCCAACAACATTTAGCTCCCCAGATGTGGCCCGGAATGAGTAAGAGCACAGGATTGGCAGGCAGGCAGCCTGGTTTCCACTCCCAGCTCTCTGTTCCCATTGACCCAATAACATGGAGCAGCCCACTTAGCctcaagtctcagtttccttgttggTAAAAGGCAGATAATTGTACTGACCTCATAGAATTTGTTATCGgctaatatatgaaaaaatactaatCACAGGTCCCTGCACATGGCAAAAGCACAATGAATGCTAGTTATTATCACTAGAAGAAATAAGTCCATATTTGGATGTTCTGAATTTTAACATTCAGAACAGGACACCATCCATCCAATTCAAAATTCAGATATGCATTAAAGAGATAGTACTTTGTTAGTATCTTATGATGTGCactgctaatttctttttttctttttttttttgagaccgagtcttgctctgtcgcccaggctggagtgcagtggcatgatctcggctcactgcaacctccacctcccgggttcacgcattctcct
It encodes the following:
- the TMEM106A gene encoding transmembrane protein 106A; translated protein: MGKTFSQLGSWREDENKSILSSKPATGSKAVSYSSTGSSKSFCSCVPCEGTAGASFVTCPTCQGSGKIPQELEKQLVALIPYGDQRLKPKHTKLFVFLAVLICLATSSFIVFFLFPRSVIVQPTGLNSSTVAFDEADIYLNITNILNISNGNYYPIMVTQLTLEVLHLSLVVGQVSNNLLLHIGPLASEQMFYAVATKIQDENTYKICTWLEIKVHHVLLHIQGTLTCSYLSHSEQLVFQSYEYADCRGNASVPHQLTPHPP